The following proteins come from a genomic window of Candidatus Woesearchaeota archaeon:
- a CDS encoding endonuclease — translation MNKLLHIYQQLFKNFGPQGWWPLTVSGYKTMHHSGDPRNDKHRLEIIIGAILAQNTSWKNVEKALYNLSKNNLINLEKLKKINQKKLADLIRPSGYYNQKAERLKIMADFLLKNSVEKLKKLPIEELRKTLLSIKGIGPETADSVILYAFQKPIFVIDAYTKRIFERLGFKEKTYAQLQKLFMDNLEKKHKIFNEYHALLVELGKNYCRKSPVCIKCPLNETCKNKKL, via the coding sequence ATGAACAAACTGCTGCATATATACCAACAACTATTCAAAAACTTCGGCCCTCAAGGATGGTGGCCTTTGACTGTTTCCGGCTATAAAACAATGCATCATTCAGGAGATCCCAGAAATGACAAGCACAGGCTTGAGATCATAATCGGCGCAATACTCGCCCAAAACACGAGCTGGAAGAATGTTGAGAAAGCGCTTTATAACTTAAGCAAAAACAATTTAATTAATCTTGAAAAACTGAAAAAAATAAATCAAAAAAAGCTTGCAGATTTAATCAGGCCTTCAGGCTATTACAACCAAAAGGCTGAAAGATTGAAGATTATGGCGGATTTTTTATTGAAAAATTCTGTAGAGAAACTAAAAAAACTACCAATTGAAGAACTAAGAAAAACATTGCTGAGCATCAAAGGCATCGGCCCGGAAACAGCAGATTCCGTCATTCTGTATGCATTCCAGAAGCCGATCTTTGTCATTGATGCATATACAAAAAGGATTTTTGAAAGATTAGGATTTAAAGAAAAAACATACGCGCAATTGCAGAAATTATTCATGGATAATTTGGAAAAAAAGCATAAGATCTTTAATGAATACCATGCCTTATTGGTTGAATTGGGCAAGAATTACTGCAGAAAATCTCCAGTCTGCATCAAATGCCCGCTTAACGAAACGTGCAAAAATAAAAAGCTTTAA
- a CDS encoding 30S ribosomal protein S8e has translation MALTQSRSNTKASGGRIKDYRKKKLNELAREPSLTKLGELRKRLVRAMGGMIKQRLLSTDVANVYDPKTKKYVKAKIKTITENPANRHYVRRNIMTKGTIIDTEAGKARITSRPGQSGSVDAVLIS, from the coding sequence ATGGCATTGACACAATCCAGATCGAATACAAAAGCGAGCGGCGGAAGAATCAAGGATTACAGAAAGAAAAAGCTGAATGAGCTAGCTAGAGAGCCTTCTTTGACGAAATTAGGTGAATTAAGGAAAAGACTAGTCAGAGCTATGGGTGGAATGATAAAGCAAAGGCTTCTTTCGACAGACGTCGCCAATGTGTATGATCCGAAAACAAAAAAATACGTTAAAGCAAAGATAAAAACTATAACGGAGAACCCTGCCAACAGGCACTATGTCAGAAGAAATATAATGACAAAAGGAACGATCATAGACACAGAAGCAGGCAAGGCAAGGATCACATCAAGGCCAGGGCAGAGTGGATCAGTTGATGCTGTGCTGATTTCTTAA
- a CDS encoding 50S ribosomal protein L16: protein MAKLRKGVSYRFLERPYTRKSKYRKLSYVRSAPTSKVVKYNMGDVSKKFQLTMNLITKDALQIRHNAIESARASSNKILEEALGKSGYFYQIRMYPHHILRENPLASGAGADRMSQGMARPFGKPIGIAAQVKKGKILFTLKTDKQNLKLGKEALSRAKRKLPCRCLIEVIENKN from the coding sequence ATGGCAAAGCTAAGAAAAGGCGTATCATACAGGTTTTTGGAAAGGCCTTACACAAGAAAGAGCAAATATAGGAAGCTGTCTTATGTCAGATCCGCACCTACAAGCAAGGTTGTAAAATATAATATGGGTGATGTAAGCAAGAAATTCCAGCTTACAATGAACTTAATCACAAAGGATGCTCTCCAGATAAGGCATAATGCAATTGAAAGCGCAAGGGCATCTTCAAACAAGATCCTTGAAGAAGCTCTGGGAAAAAGCGGCTATTTCTACCAGATAAGGATGTATCCTCACCATATTTTAAGGGAAAATCCTCTTGCATCAGGAGCAGGAGCAGACAGGATGAGCCAGGGAATGGCAAGGCCATTTGGAAAGCCCATCGGCATAGCTGCGCAGGTTAAGAAAGGGAAGATCTTATTTACTCTGAAAACAGACAAGCAGAATCTTAAATTGGGGAAAGAGGCACTGTCAAGGGCGAAGAGAAAGCTGCCATGCAGATGCCTGATTGAAGTTATAGAGAATAAAAATTAA
- a CDS encoding 50S ribosomal protein L15e produces MGTYKYLRQLWKKPTDELKIILRQRLNQFRDEPVTIRIEHPTRLDRARSLGYKAKPGFIIVRQSVMRHKRQMPKTRHPRRPKHSSVRKDLAMSYQWVAEQRAVKKYPNCEVLNSYFVAKDGMHYWYEVILVDRAHPQIAADDRIKWIINQRGRVFRGLTASGKRSRGLLTNKGKGAEKMRPSLRAHDRRAH; encoded by the coding sequence ATGGGAACTTACAAATATCTGAGGCAGTTGTGGAAAAAACCAACTGACGAATTAAAAATAATTCTAAGGCAAAGGCTTAATCAGTTCAGGGATGAGCCAGTTACAATCAGGATTGAGCATCCTACAAGGCTTGACAGGGCAAGATCTCTCGGATATAAAGCAAAGCCGGGATTTATAATTGTAAGGCAGAGTGTTATGCGGCATAAAAGGCAAATGCCAAAGACAAGGCATCCAAGAAGGCCAAAGCATTCTTCGGTAAGAAAAGATTTGGCAATGTCTTACCAATGGGTTGCAGAGCAGCGAGCAGTCAAGAAATATCCTAATTGCGAAGTTCTTAATTCATACTTTGTAGCGAAAGACGGCATGCATTATTGGTATGAAGTTATTTTGGTTGACAGGGCTCATCCGCAGATAGCGGCTGATGACAGAATTAAGTGGATCATTAACCAGCGAGGCAGGGTTTTCCGCGGACTTACAGCATCTGGCAAGAGAAGCAGGGGCTTATTAACCAATAAAGGCAAGGGCGCTGAAAAGATGAGGCCTAGCTTGAGAGCGCATGACAGAAGGGCGCATTAA